In the Mesorhizobium sp. WSM2240 genome, ACACGATATAGAGGAAGACCACGGCGACCATGATTGAGGCGAGGCCCGCATAGGTGGTCACGTAGGACGAAAACCGGTCGAGATACGCTGCGAATATGGTCGAGCCGGCCAGCCAGCCTATGAGAGTGAAGATGATGCCGGGCACTATCGCCGTAAAGCTGCGCTTGCCGGCCGGCAGCCAAAAATGCACGGCGAACAGCCCGAGCACGATGACGGCGGAGGCGATGACGTAACGCCACAGCGTGATGGTGCCCATATAGGGCTCGATCCAGTCGAAATTGGCGACCGCCAGACGGGCAAGCAGCGGCGCGAACACCAGGAGCACGCTGATTGCGAGGAACCCAGCGGTAGCGATGAGCACGAAGACCAGACTCTGAATGCGCCGGAAGATGAAGGAACGTGTCTCGGTGACCCGGTAGGCCCGGTTGAGCGATGTGCGCAGCGCCTCGATGCCGTTGGACGCGAAGAAGGCGGCGAGAAGCACACCGTAGGTAAGGAGATCGCTGCGCTGCACCGTCAGCACGTTGATGACCTCGCGGGAGATCGGCGCCGCTATCTGGTCTGGCCATGTGTCGAAGACGAGGTGAACCGCCGTGTCTGCGAACGCGTTCGCACCCAAAAAGCTGGCGAGCGTCGTGGCGAAGATCAGGAACGGAAACAACGCCATCAGCGCGGTGATCGCAAGATGGCTGGCCATCGACCATCCGTCATCGTCGTTGAAATGGCCGAGCGCATCGGAAAGCACGCGCCGAACGGCTACGATCTTCCGCATTGCGCCTCCATGCCGTAGCTCCGTCGATTGTTTCCCGGCCGCGAATATGGGAAGGGATTGCGGCGATTGGCAACCCGTGGCGGAACTACGTACACCGGATGAAAAAGTTGCGCACGATCATCGTCACTGGCGCGTCCTCCGGCATTGGAGCCCATTGCGCCCGCGCGTTGAGGGACGACGGCTGGCGGGTGTTCGCCACGGCGCGCAAGCCGGAGGATATCGCAGCGCTCGAAGCGGACGGCATCGAAACCTTTTATCTCGATTATCGCGAACCCCACTCGATCGCAGCCTTGGTCGCTGCCGTGCTCGAACGGACGGAGGGCCGGCTCGACGCGCTCTACAACAATGGCGCGCACGCCCAGCCTGGAGCTGTCGAAGATTTGCCGGTCGATGCGCTGCGCGAGCAGTTCGAGGCCAATTTTTTCGGGTGGCACGATCTCACCCGACGCATCGTGCCGGTCATGCGGGCGCAGGGCCATGGCCGCATCGTCCACTGCTCGTCGATCCTCGGCCTGACGCCGGTGAAGTGGCGCGGCGCCTATGCGGCGTCGAAGCACGCGCTGGAAGGGCTGATGCTTTGCCTGCGCGCCGAACTGCAGGGCTCGGGCATCCATGTCTCCCTGATCGAGCCGGGGCCGGTGGAATCGAAGATCGCAACCAACGGACTCGTCTGGTTCGAAAAGAACATCGACCACGAGAATTCGGTGCATCGTGAAGCCTACCAGAAGCAGCTTGCCCGGCTGAGGGCCGGCGGCTCGAAGTCGCGGCTGAAGCTCAAGCCGGATGCCGTTTATGCGGTATTGCGCCACGCCCTCCTGTCGCGGCGGCCCCGCCCGCACTATGTTGTCACCCTGCCTGCCAGGATCGGCGTGATTCTGAAGCGCATCCTGCCGGCTTCCCTGCTCTATCGCGTTCTCGCATCCCAGGCCTGACGCAGCTCAATCGACCGGAGACCCGGATGGAAACCGTTTTCAACATCCTCGCCATGATCGTCATGGTCGCGGTCGTGGTCGTGCTGCTGCGCGGCCTGGTCAACATGATGCGCGGAGGTTCGGGCATGACGTCCAACAAGCTGATGCAAATGCGGGTGTTCCTGCAATTCATCGCGCTGGTTCTGATCCTGATAGCCGCCTATTTCGCCCGGCGGATGTAGGTCAGGCAGTGCTCGGATCGGAGGCGCGAAGATGGTAAAGCTCAACAAGATCTACACCCGCACCGGCGACGACGGCACGACCGGCCTTGGAACCGGCGCGCGCAGGCTTAAATCGGACATCCGCATCGACGCCTACGGTACGGTCGACGAAGCCAATGCCTGCATCGGTATGGCGCGCGTCCACACCGCCAGCTCTCATCCGGAAATCGATGCCATGCTCGGCCGCATCCAGCACGATCTCTTCGATCTCGGCGCCGATCTGTGCGTGCCCGACGAAGGCAAGCCGCTCGGCTACGAGCCGCTGCGGATAGTGGCCTCCCAGGTCACGCGCCTGGAGGCCGAGATCGACCTGTTGAACAAGGATTTGCAGCCGCTGCGCTCCTTCGTGCTTTCCGGCGGCTCGCCTGCGGCTGCGGCCCTGCATCTCGCCCGCACCGTCGCGAGGCGCGCCGAGCGCATCATGGTCGCACTCGCTCAGGACCCGCAGGAACACGTCAATCCGGAGGGTGTCAAATACATCAACCGCGTCTCGGATTTTCTGTTCGTGGCGGCTCGCGTAGTCAATGACAATGGAAATGCCGATGTGTTATGGATTCCGGGCAAGAACCGCTAGCATATCCTTCGGCAATTCTGCCTCTGGCGGCAATCGACGCGGCTAAACCGCTGGGGGAGCGGCAATAAGGCATGTTCATTCCGCTCCACGACGCCAACAGTCTGAAATACATCAAGCTTCAATATGTGACGTTCGGCCTGATCGGGTTGAACGTGCTGGTGTTTCTGATCACCGGCCTCGGTTCGGAAGAATTCACCGGCGCCGCGGTTTACGGCCTCGGCTACATTCCCTCGGTTGCTTTCGATACGGTCGAGCTTTCGCCGGAACTGATACTCGTTCCGGAAGACATGACTTACGTCACCTACGCCTTCCTGCATGGCGATTTCTTTCATCTCGCCGGCAACATGCTGTTCCTCTGGGTGTTCGGTGACAATGTCGAGGACGCGCTCGGCCACTTCCGCTTTCTGGTGTTCTACCTGCTCTGCGCGATCGGCGGCGCGGCCGTGCACGGTTGGATCGCGCCGGATTCCCAGATACCCCTCATCGGAGCCTCCGGCGCAATTGCCGGCATCGTCGCCGCATACCTCATCCTGCACCCGCGAGTGAAGATATGGGTTCTGGCCTTCGGGCGAATTCCGCTGCGCATTCCGGCCTACATCACGCTCGGCCTGTGGATCGCCTTCCAGTTCCTGATGCTGGCTGCCGGCGGCGAGGACCAGATTTCCTGGGCCTGCCATGCCGGCGGCATCATCACTGGCGCGGTGCTGGTGCTGATCCTGCGCCGCAGCGACGTGCCGCTCCTCGACAAGGAAGTCGTCACGCCGCAAGCCGTGAAGGTCGAGCAGCCGAGCGCCGTTCATCCGGTCGAGGCCCAGCCGGCGCCGCGCTGGGGAGGCAGTGATTCAAACGATTTGAGCGCGCGGCGGATATTGACGCGCCGATTGACGCTGACTAGGGTCCGCGCGCTTGCGGGAGCCGGCAAGCGCATGACCAGTTCCGTATTTCCGCCCTTTATGTCGTCAATCGACAAACGGACCGAGCCTCGCTCTGCTAGTGAGCGCTCCAAATTTTCATCAGAGAGGTGAGAAGCACATGAAAGTTCTCGTCCCGGTCAAGCGGGTTGTCGACTACAACGTGAAAATCCGGGTCAAGTCGGACGGTTCGGGCGTCGAACTGGCCAATGTGAAGATGTCGATGAACCCGTTCGACGAAATCGCCGTCGAAGAGGCGATCCGGCTGAAAGAAGCCGGCAAGGCCGACGAGATCGTCGTCGTTTCGATCGGACCGCAGCAGGCGCAGGAGACGCTGCGTACCGCGCTCGCCATGGGCGCCGACCGCGCCATCCTCGTGAAGACCGACGAGCAGACGGAGCCGCTCGGCGTCGCCAAGGTGCTGAAGGGCGTGGTCGAGGCCGAACAGCCCGGCCTCGTCATCCTCGGCAAGCAGGCGATCGACGACGATGCCAACCAGACCGGCCAGATGCTTTCGGCGCTGCTTGGCTGGAGCCAGGGCACCTTCGCTTCCAAGATCGAGATCGTCGGCGACAAGGCCAAGGTGACGCGCGAAGTCGACGGCGGCCTGCAGACAGTCGAGCTGAAGATGCCGGCCATCGTGACCACCGATCTGCGCCTCAATCAGCCGCGCTACGCCTCGCTGCCTAACATCATGAAGGCCAAGAAGAAGCCGCTCGACGAGAAGTCTCCGGCCGATTTCGGCGCCGATGTAGCACCGCGCCTCACTGTCCTGAAGACAGAGGAGCCGGGCGGCCGCAAGGCCGGCGTCAAGGTCAAGAGCGTCGCCGAACTGGTGGACAAGCTTAAAAACGAAGCCGGCGTGCTCTAAGGAATTCCGATGAGGCCGGCCTGCAAACGGCTGGCTTCTCCGCTTCCGGTGCTCACGTACTGAAGTACGCTCCGCTCCGGTTCTCGAATCCAACCGTTTTCGGCACGGCCTGATCGGAATTCAGGCGCCGGTATCGAAAACGCAAAGTCAGGAAATTATCCATGGCAATTCTTCTGATCGCCGAACACGACAATGCGAGCCTTTCGGACCAGACCGCCAAGGCGCTGACAGCAGCCCTCAAGATTGGCTCCGACGTCGACATTCTGGTGGCAGGCAAGGGCGCCAAGGCGGCTGCCGACG is a window encoding:
- a CDS encoding YihY/virulence factor BrkB family protein — translated: MRKIVAVRRVLSDALGHFNDDDGWSMASHLAITALMALFPFLIFATTLASFLGANAFADTAVHLVFDTWPDQIAAPISREVINVLTVQRSDLLTYGVLLAAFFASNGIEALRTSLNRAYRVTETRSFIFRRIQSLVFVLIATAGFLAISVLLVFAPLLARLAVANFDWIEPYMGTITLWRYVIASAVIVLGLFAVHFWLPAGKRSFTAIVPGIIFTLIGWLAGSTIFAAYLDRFSSYVTTYAGLASIMVAVVFLYIVSLVFILGGELNASISRYLEARARVGG
- a CDS encoding SDR family oxidoreductase — translated: MKKLRTIIVTGASSGIGAHCARALRDDGWRVFATARKPEDIAALEADGIETFYLDYREPHSIAALVAAVLERTEGRLDALYNNGAHAQPGAVEDLPVDALREQFEANFFGWHDLTRRIVPVMRAQGHGRIVHCSSILGLTPVKWRGAYAASKHALEGLMLCLRAELQGSGIHVSLIEPGPVESKIATNGLVWFEKNIDHENSVHREAYQKQLARLRAGGSKSRLKLKPDAVYAVLRHALLSRRPRPHYVVTLPARIGVILKRILPASLLYRVLASQA
- a CDS encoding twin transmembrane helix small protein; the protein is METVFNILAMIVMVAVVVVLLRGLVNMMRGGSGMTSNKLMQMRVFLQFIALVLILIAAYFARRM
- a CDS encoding cob(I)yrinic acid a,c-diamide adenosyltransferase, encoding MVKLNKIYTRTGDDGTTGLGTGARRLKSDIRIDAYGTVDEANACIGMARVHTASSHPEIDAMLGRIQHDLFDLGADLCVPDEGKPLGYEPLRIVASQVTRLEAEIDLLNKDLQPLRSFVLSGGSPAAAALHLARTVARRAERIMVALAQDPQEHVNPEGVKYINRVSDFLFVAARVVNDNGNADVLWIPGKNR
- a CDS encoding electron transfer flavoprotein subunit beta/FixA family protein, which produces MKVLVPVKRVVDYNVKIRVKSDGSGVELANVKMSMNPFDEIAVEEAIRLKEAGKADEIVVVSIGPQQAQETLRTALAMGADRAILVKTDEQTEPLGVAKVLKGVVEAEQPGLVILGKQAIDDDANQTGQMLSALLGWSQGTFASKIEIVGDKAKVTREVDGGLQTVELKMPAIVTTDLRLNQPRYASLPNIMKAKKKPLDEKSPADFGADVAPRLTVLKTEEPGGRKAGVKVKSVAELVDKLKNEAGVL